The segment TGGGAGGGGGTAACCTTAGATTAGGATGGGGAAGAGGGTATAGCCTTTGATGAACATTATGCTGCGTGTCTGTAGTGCCCTTATGGGGATATATATTACCCATTAGGAGTGTGTGGGGTGGGGGTTCTGATTGCTCACCTTGTCCAGGGAACTCTTGGCGGGCTCTGATGATCTCTCCTTACTTTCTCCATCAGGACTCGTCTCAGCAGGATCTGGGTTAGTGACTTCTGTGTCTAAATTTGCCCTGCAAAAGGTAAATGATTTAACCCCTCCACTGGCACGAGTTTACAAGGATCAGAGAgtcttttggggggggggggcttatgtTTACATACCCTTCATTGTCCTgacattcttcattttttctcTCCTCCACAGGCGACGCCATCATCGCCTCCTCCAGGACTCCGCCATCTGCAGGAAGACAAACAGACATCACAGGTGGAAAACACCTAGGACACTTCCTGCCCACCTCTCCCCTCATTCATGTGACTGGGGGTAGACTGGGTATAGATAGACCTCTGATTTGTTAGCCTTATTCATCCTCACTGTCCAATCGTGGGTTGGGAGTGTATTGCTCCTTCTCACCACTACTCCTGCTggtagactgtaagctcttctgccaaGGATTCTCTGCACTGGGGCGTCTGTGTATGGTGCAATCCTTTCTGTACCCTCTTTGTACTGCACTCCGCCTGCAGTTGGTTTTTTATACACAGCTAGGAAAGAGTTAGCAGAGACGTTCTCTTTTTGGCTCAAATGTACTTAACAGCACAGTCCCTCCTCCGCCTCTGGAGTGTAAGCTCTTGTGGAGACTGTGTGCAAGACAGTCTGACACATCCCCGGCTGTGTTGAGTACATCACCGGATAATGACACGCTTCCCGCCATCTGCAATCACACAGGTAATTATCTTCCCTTCTCCCCAGAGTTAGGGGCGGTACTTGTATCTCCATGGGCCCCCAGTGACTCCTCCCAGATCTCCTATTATAGACACCAGGTGCAGTGTGCAAGACTTGCATCAGGTGTGATGTGGCCCCCATGGGCCCTGTACATGATTAACTCTTCCCTTACCAGTCATTTAGCATGTCTGTAATTAAATATCACACAGTAATAATTATTCTATTTGTAAGCTATATCCTTTGTACAGGCTGCAGCAGTTACTTCTAGAGCCTGTGCAAATGATAAGTCAAATACTGCGCACACTGTTAGTTGTCTCACTGCCATCCAATAGGCAACAGCAGCAAACTGATTGGATGGATTGCTAAATGGTATTGGTGTGTTCAGGGACACAGGGGCCCCGATATTCATTCATGGGGTATATTGTATACATGTAAGGTTTATGGTGAGCAACCCCTTTCCCAGGTATGGAATGAAATTCTGTCTGGGTTTATTTGCATAACTTTGAATTGGAGATCTAAGATTTTCCAGCAGTCAAATCAACCTGAAAGGTGAAATCTGATGAGGGTGTCATGGTGACTGTGTCCACTCACCCCCCAGATTCTTTACACCCCCCAAAGAAAAaagtgcattatgggaagacCTCATATATCACTCTATAGGGGGTAACAAGGTCTGTATTTAGGGGTTCCCCCCACCCAGGAAAAGGTGCATGATGGGAAGGGCCCCAAATATTACTAAATATGGGGTAACAGGTCTGTATATAGGGGTCCCCCCACCCAGGAAGATGTGCATTATGGAAAGGACCCCATATATTACTAAATATGGGGTGACAGAAGTCTGTATATAGGGGTCTCCCACCCAGGAAgaggtgcattatgggaaggcCCCTATATATTACTAAATATGGGGTGACAGAGGTCTGTATCTAGGGGTTCCCCCACACAGGAAGAGGTGCATGATGGGAAGGGCCTCATATTACTAAATATGGGGGTGACAGGTCTGTATATAGCGGCCCCCCACCTAGGAAAAGGGGCATTATTGGAAGGGCCCCTATATTACTCTATACGGGGTGACAGGTCTGTATCTAGGGGTCCCCCCATCAAGGAAGAAGGGGAAAGGCCCCAAATATCATTCTATAGGGGATAACAAGGTCTGTTTACAGGGTCTCCCCATCTAGGAAGGTGCATTATATAAGGAGCCCCATATGTTACTTAATTTGGGGTGACAGAGGTCTGTATATAGGGGTCCCCCACCCAGGAAgaggtgcattatgggaagggCCCTATATATCAGGAAGAGGGGAAGTAAAGGAAACCCCCAAGTATAACTCTAAATGTTGGTAAACGGCCTGCATAGGGCTATGGTGCGGCATCTTACCTGCAGGCAGGTCTCCAGCCTCCTTTTCCTCGAAGCCCCCGGTCTCCCGCTTTTCCTCTGCTCCGCTACCCCCAGTCCGCTCCCCGGACTCAGCCGCAGCATCCTGCGCCACATCCATCAGCCGCTGTCTCCAGCTCGGAATTGTTCGGCAATCTCCGGAGAGGATCTGATACCAGCCTATTACAGTAGCCGGCGTGTAGGGGGCGTGGACTAAGGTGCTCAACGAGGCCCTGTCGGAAATTGCCGATTAAAGGCGATGAGAGCCGAGCAAATGTACCTCGGCGAAGTTGGATGTAGGAGTGGATGCCATGGAGATACAGGAAGACGGAAGTAGTGGTTGCTAGAGACGCGAAGGGTCGCCAGGCACTTCTGGCACAGATGGAGTCACCGGTCCCGGACTGTCTGCGCTGGAGCTGCCGGGACGTGGGAGGCTGGATAAGGCGGAAAGGCTTCCCGCAGTACGAGGTGATGTATGAAGGGGGACATTTGTGCACAGAACGGGGGGGGGGGTATACATAGAGGGGCTCATCTGTTTTAGGGGAGTTGTACAGAGATAGGGGTATATACAGAGGGGGAGTACAGAGATGAGGGCACAGGACAAGGGGGGTGGGGCATATACAAAGAGGGGGGTACCTTTGTTCTGAGAAGTATTTACAGATGGGGGTCACCTGatcgaggggggggggggtcccagaAGCCAGTACATTATAGAGTGTAATTGAATGTAATTGCTAGTCAAACCCTTCCTAGATCATCTGACCCCTGGGTGACAACCAGGACTACAGGGTCACCCATTACCCTGCAGTGTATATGACGCATGACTGTGTGTGTCATTCCAGGCGTGCTTCACTGAAAATGGAATCAATGGCCAAAAACTCATCCATGTCACATGTTCCACCCTGCCACAGATCGGGGTGACCGACTTCCAAGACATGAAGGTGAGTTTGAATCTGCATAATACCCAAAGTGACATCCTTGTCCCCTCATGGGGTCTGTGTTCCCCACATCTTCTGTCCCCTCAGTGATTTTTCCCTTTCATGAATCTTTGAATGAAATAATTACCTTCTGTTCCCTCTACAGATCATCGCCAACCTGGTGAGAGACCTGCTGGGGGTCGGTGAGCCGGCTTGGAGCCGCAGCATTTCTCTGCCTCGGAGGGACAACATGGGGCTCTTTTTGGAGCAGAAATCCCAGACCGGAGCCAACCACGACCTCCTCACCTACAACCAATTCATCCTGGAGCAAGGCCTGTGACCAGAGAGCACTGCTCCACCCATAAATCCAACAACCGATTCACCTTGGAGCAGGACACGTGACCCAATAACACTTTACTTCTACAATCAGCTGCTCTCTGCTCACCTCCAGTTTCCTCCACGAGTTCCTGGACCCTGTATATAAGGAGGACCTGTAGTATATGTTTGTGGTCTGTAATATACCCAGCACCATCTCACCCCAATACaccacacaaaataaaatgttattccaCATTTACTGCATTCATCTGTGAGTGTTCAATAAACTGACTTTGCCCATGTCAGGGTGGCACCATATCTGGGTTTGGTAGTAATGTATTAAATGTCCATGGCTTGGTACATAGGTGTTGTCATTCAGGAGGAGGAGGTCTGCTGGGGGTCCACATGGAGAAGGGTGCAGTACAGATTGGCTAGCTGTGTTCGGAGTTGGGTGGAACCAGCCAGGTGCTGACTGAGTGGAGTCTCCTTCATCTGGACACGGCTCAGATCAAACCTGGGAAACAGACTGCAAAGAGGAGGGGAGTCAGTGTGATGCCATCCGTGTACTAGGTAAATCTGACCCCCAACTATAGAGAATAAAGGGTTGCCAGAAATATAGCTTACATGAGAACCCCCCCACCTTCCTATCTTGCCTAATGAATTCTAGCCACTCTGGGTCACTTTTACCTGCTCTGCCTTTCCCCAGGGTCATTTTACCCTGCCCCCTCTTATCCACTCACTGTCACCCCTTCCCCCCAAGCCACTCTCACTTGCCCCCCCCAGGTCATTTTTACCTGTCACCACTTCCCAAGTCACTCACCTGTCATGCCCTCCCTCCAAGTCAACCCCTTCCCCCNNNNNNNNNNNNNNNNNNNNNNNNNNNNNNNNNNNNNNNNNNNNNNNNNNNNNNNNNNNNNNNNNNNNNNNNNNNNNNNNNNNNNNNNNNNNNNNNNNNCCTGCCCCCCCCCAAGTCACTCTCACCTGTCACCCTGTCCTTCTCACCTGTCACTCTCCCCCTGGGGTCACTTTTAACAGTGAACCCCCCAGTCACTCTCACCtgtttgctgtaaatgatgctgcaaaCTCTCTGCTCACAAAATTGGATTTTGTGAATCCAGCTGCCTGGGGGGAGTCCTCTGATTCAATCCCCTTTTGGATAAGCCTGTTCAGGACGCTCACAGCCTGGTCATGTGACAGATCATGTGATGTACACATATTGAGGACAGCGTAGACTGCAGGCTCTAGGAAGCGGCTGACCATGCAAACTCCACCTGGGTGGAGCAGACAATTAGAAAATCACCTTATAGGACTTTACAGATTAATCTCCACAGCTGCCATCTTTGGCCACTCCAGGCATCAAAATGACAGCTGACCAGCCCCAAGTGTACAATCCTGATACTTCTACAGAAATAAAGGTGGGGAGGGGAACTGAGGCGGTGACAGAAAAGTTCAAGAATCTCTTACCTGCATCCTGCAGCTCCCCAGGAATTGTGGCCCTCACAAGAGGCCCATCCTTCAGTCTCTCTGTCAAAGAGTTGTGTTGGTGACACATCGGCTGATCGTCCCTGGGGTCACACTTGTACTCCGGTCTGATGACATTGCTGTGACTCAGGAGTCCCATTAATCTACAGGGGACACAAGATGGCGCTATACAAGGGTGGAATACATTGCCAGTAATCAGCCCACTTCTATACGGTGACCCCGCACACTCTTACCTGGACAGCGGTACGGCAGACACCAGGCTGTACACCACACACCCCTCTGATAGCTGGCCACGAATTTCTGCACACACAGCCGGCAGTTGTGACGGGAGACAGCACAGGAAAACCATATGAGCCCCTCTGACCAGCTTCACGTTGTCATAGAAACACCGAACCCCCCGATCCCGGAGTTCTCCTGTAGGGGACAGGTGTCACTGACAACACAGAACACAATGGTGGCATTCAATATCAGATGTCAATGAGCTGCGATTTGATTGGCTCCTGCAGACAAAGCAAATTCTTCATCTTCTCCAGATCTCTGCCTGGTACAGGTTTTCATGCTATCACTTACCTTCAGTGTGTGCTGCATGTGGGCAGGCAGAATGGCAGCTTGTCTTGTTGATTTCAGAGAGTTTGGCCATGCAGCCGGACAAGTGGATGACTTACAGCACCTACAACATAACATGGTGGCTCTGTGGGACCACACTGTACACCAGATAACTTACGGAGGGTCTCGGGCCGGCGGGTGGACACACTGATATCATCAGCCCGAAGGTCTGTCAGGTCAAGGAGACAATGAACCAGCTGCTTCCCCAGATGACCGGCACCAATGACACCAACATGGAATCCTTGC is part of the Pyxicephalus adspersus chromosome 12, UCB_Pads_2.0, whole genome shotgun sequence genome and harbors:
- the NOXRED1 gene encoding NADP-dependent oxidoreductase domain-containing protein 1 isoform X2, translating into MEITAGLRSLQFESGVAVQHQDLVKLRRRGGNLAAHACAHSVFFCQLLLQTRKALQAIPHITWQGFHVGVIGAGHLGKQLVHCLLDLTDLRADDISVSTRRPETLRELRDRGVRCFYDNVKLVRGAHMVFLCCLPSQLPAVCAEIRGQLSEGCVVYSLVSAVPLSRLMGLLSHSNVIRPEYKCDPRDDQPMCHQHNSLTERLKDGPLVRATIPGELQDAVGGQIYLVHGWHHTDSPPLCSLFPRFDLSRVQMKETPLSQHLAGSTQLRTQLANLYCTLLHVDPQQTSSS
- the SAMD15 gene encoding sterile alpha motif domain-containing protein 15 translates to MPWRYRKTEVVVARDAKGRQALLAQMESPVPDCLRWSCRDVGGWIRRKGFPQYEACFTENGINGQKLIHVTCSTLPQIGVTDFQDMKIIANLVRDLLGVGEPAWSRSISLPRRDNMGLFLEQKSQTGANHDLLTYNQFILEQGL
- the NOXRED1 gene encoding NADP-dependent oxidoreductase domain-containing protein 1 isoform X1, yielding MEITAGLRSLQFESGVAVQHQDLVKLRRRGGNLAAHACAHSVFFCQLLLQTRKALQAIPHITWQGFHVGVIGAGHLGKQLVHCLLDLTDLRADDISVSTRRPETLRELRDRGVRCFYDNVKLVRGAHMVFLCCLPSQLPAVCAEIRGQLSEGCVVYSLVSAVPLSRLMGLLSHSNVIRPEYKCDPRDDQPMCHQHNSLTERLKDGPLVRATIPGELQDAGGVCMVSRFLEPAVYAVLNMCTSHDLSHDQAVSVLNRLIQKGIESEDSPQAAGFTKSNFVSREFAASFTANSLFPRFDLSRVQMKETPLSQHLAGSTQLRTQLANLYCTLLHVDPQQTSSS